AGCAGCTTATAGTCATAAAACGCATGGTCGCGGACTTGAATATGAGTCTCGAAATAATAGCTTCCCCTATCGTAAGAGAAAGCGATGGCTTGGCGATGAGCTCCAGAAATGCCTATCTCACAAAGGAGGAAAGAACTGCTGCGCTCTCGATAAATGCCGGACTGAACAAAGCAAAAAAAGCTGCGATGGCAGGAGAAAAAAACTCTTCGAAGATCGTCGGAATAGTGGCGCAGGAAATAGAAAGCTCCGAGCTTGGCAAAATCGACTACATAAATCTCGTCGATGCAAAAAACCTAGATAATATCCCTTCCTGCGACCGTCCCGCCCGACTCTTAGTCGCTGCATTTTTTGGAAAGACCAGGTTGATAGATAATGTCTCGATCTAGGGCCGAAATCCCGCCCGAGCGGTTGTATAACCCCCCCCTACAAATGAACAATTGCTCGTTGCCCCTGCATCATTCTTCTGCTAAATTGAGCCGCATAAATAGAAAAATACATGAATCTGGAGCTATAACATATGGAAATAATTAGCGCTTCTGTTGCTTTGCCTATGACGAGCGGGGCCCCAGTTTTGAAAAACGGAGCCGTCGCAATAGAGCTCGGAAAAATCTACGCATTCGGAACCCTCGACGAAGTCAAATGGCAGTATCCGTCCGCCACCATAAAAAATTATGACGGATGCGTGCTGATGCCCGGGCTCGTAAACGCACACTGTCACCTAGATCTGGTAAATTTTTACAACATCTCCGTGCCGCAGGACGACCCGCTAAATACAAGAGTTGATTTCATCGAGAGCCTTATTACCAGCATCGACTACAAGCAGGATGCCGATTCAAAAGCCGTCATAGACGGGATTCAAAAGGGGATCTCAAGGCTAATCGAAACGGGGGTCACATGCGTAGGCGATATGACCCACTTCGAAGGCACCTTCAAGCTGCTGCGCGAGATGGGGCTGCGCGCGATAGTCTATCCCGAAATTCTTGCAGGCAGAGGGGAACACGCCCAGCAGCGCTTCGAAGTGGCCCTTGCGCTTCTGGAAAAATACACGGATGCGACGCACGACAGGATCAGAGTTGGCCTGGGTCCCTACGCACCATACCTGCTATCAAGAAACCTTCTAAAAATCATAAGCCAGCATGCGAAGGAAAGTTCGATACCTCTCGTCATACACGCCGCCGAGTCATTCTCCGAGATGGAGTTTTTCTTTGATTCAGAAGGTCCTATAGCGAATGAAGTTTTCCCAAGCCTTGGGTGGAAAGAGCTGCCTCCGGCGTTCAGGAAGACCCCGATATCTTTTCTATCCGAAATAGGGTTCTTCGATGCCCCCACGACC
The Myxococcales bacterium DNA segment above includes these coding regions:
- a CDS encoding amidohydrolase family protein translates to MTSGAPVLKNGAVAIELGKIYAFGTLDEVKWQYPSATIKNYDGCVLMPGLVNAHCHLDLVNFYNISVPQDDPLNTRVDFIESLITSIDYKQDADSKAVIDGIQKGISRLIETGVTCVGDMTHFEGTFKLLREMGLRAIVYPEILAGRGEHAQQRFEVALALLEKYTDATHDRIRVGLGPYAPYLLSRNLLKIISQHAKESSIPLVIHAAESFSEMEFFFDSEGPIANEVFPSLGWKELPPAFRKTPISFLSEIGFFDAPTTVIGALHLSDSDLSHMARNLVKVVYCPSSNRIMKHGNFPYGKLAEHGIPVGMGTDCWQSKLGFNMWHEMRTAVECASDPLPTCKEALQMATIGSARAMGLDHIIGTLEPGKKADLIAVALPDIPCDDSIYDTMIKNIDPQHVKLVLVGGNVLK